The Pithys albifrons albifrons isolate INPA30051 chromosome 4, PitAlb_v1, whole genome shotgun sequence genome segment TGGGTTTCCACAATGTATATGTATTACATATACACAGCACAATCTTAGTGAGCACATGAAAAATATGACAACTGCACTACACTCTGTTCCCAGCTGCATGTACACTGAAATGGTGTTTTAACTTTCAGCTAATACTTCattaaaaggcattttaataaattttatgCCTACTTCAGTGAGTGGATAACCTTCCTTCTGGCATTCCCAAACAAGGCAGCTTAAGCTATTGTGGTGGCTCTGATGAAGTCCCTACAGAATGGCTATGGTCACTGGAGCTAACTGGAGTCTTGCTGTTTGTACCACCATAAAGCAGATCCTCAAAATCCTACTCTCCATCCTTGTTCCAGCCTACAAGACTCTCTCAGCTTGCAGATTTGTCACTCACAACCTTTCTCAAGCCTTTCCCTGGACTGCTGCAGCAGAGTCTTCTAGCACCAGCTCTGATCCTAGTATCTCCTCAATGGTATTATTGTTGCTTATTGTTGCTTTTTTGGGTTATGGTATCACTTTCAGGTCCCAGCAGAGACCTGGACCCATTGTACAAATGTGCAGTGAGCATCAGTTCCTGCTGGAGTTTTCAATCTCAACAAAGGCAATGAACAGTATGGTCTTGTTTTGGCTCTGTAGTACTGAGGAAAAGTGAAGCAAATGGCTGGATCCAACAAAGTCTTTGAGGATCAAGATCCTGAATGTATTTAAACAGTAACCACAAAAGTAGTTTTATAAAGACATTTGATTTGCTCAAGCACAGAGGGAGCCGGAAAACTGAATCTATAGGCTGGTGGGTTGCCTTAGTCCTAGAGTTAATCTGCTTGTAAACATCTGTTAAAGCAAAGGATCTCTGATGCCCTACAGACTGCAGGTCAAGTTCATTGGCTACAAGTGATGTTCTTCCCCGCCCAGAGTCAGCACACAAACAGTTGCAAAAGCAGTAGAGTTAACTAGGCTTTGTTTCCTATGGATCTGTGTTCAATGTCCCCACTATTTATGGCAGTGCAATAATCACTATTCCCCATCTGTGATTCCTTTAGCTGTGCCGCCTCCATGACTGCTGGTTTCCAACTGGTGTATCTGTACCTATACACTGCTGCTGAGGTGTttgggacacactgcagacgTACTGGACTCGTTGGCCATGTTGGCTGCCTCGCATGGGCTTGAGAGGGACAATTTGGTGGGTctcttccctgtcctgctctttgATTTCATCTTTTATTGGAGGAATTGCAATGCTTCTGAGATCTTTACACTTCTGCCTCATTTGTCTGGCATTTCCCACAAAGAGACCTACAAACAAATGGACAGCAAGGTTGCATATGCTTTGCTTCCTTAGGAAACCAGACTAGAAACAGAAACATCTTGGGTGCATTGGCAAGATCTGTGGTTTCCAGGCATTCACTTCACTAACAACTGACACGCAGTGGAGCTGCTGGTCATGCATTAGCTTTCAATAGCTTCTTTTATCTCGCAGTGAAAGCTGAGTGTTACAGCAACTGCAGCATTTGATTGAGGTGGTTACAGCATTAGCTAATTGCAAAGCAAGCCTATTGAGGGACACAGCTTTTACTACATGATCTGatcctggttttgtttccttgcgTGTACACACACAACAGAGAAAGACTGATTGTACATATAAGCACACATCATACATGCACTCCTTTTTATGCACCAGAGACTGCACCATAGGAATATACATatgtaaatatacatatatatattcatagGCATGTTTCTACATGAGTTTATAATATACAGCTTAATAAAATTACATGCAAATAATCTTTTTTAGAGgcatatacatataaatatatatttttatatgcatatacatacatgtatgtatacatacatatgtatgtgtgtacacACAAACATATATATAGAATTTTAAGCTGGGCAAAAACTAGAACACAGGATTCCAAGCCATATTTAAGGGGTTTGGTTCAAAGAGAGGTCCAAATATTGCTTCCCTATAAGGTGTCTCCATACaaaccattttcctttttggaaAATATTGTCCACTTCTTGGCTAAGGCCTCTTTTGTATGTTCTCATGGAATGTTTTTACCAAGGGATGAAGTTTAAAATGTCACATTCCCAGTCTTGCAAGGGATGAGGTCTTCGGGTAGAGGAGAACAGGTCAGATATGACCTCTGCTGTCCCATCATTCAGGCCAAGGCTGAATCTTGGAAAATGCTTGTGGCCTCAGGTTTCTTATCATCAGAGAAACAAAGAGGAGAGAACATTGAAGCACACAAGCAAGGATCACCCTTCTTTTCTGCCTCTGGAGACTTCATGGAAggttaaagaaagaaatagtaAAGTCTTTGACTGGAGGAATGGCCTAGCTCTAAGACAAATCTGAAGGCAAAATTCttgtaaacaaacaaatatgCTACTGGAGTTAGCAGCTTTtgaagatatatatatatatatagcatttttctttgttgtttttacaTAGGGATAGTATTATTTTCAGCCCActcaaaagaatttttaattcatCATAAACAAAAAGATTCATATCTCCCAGATTAAAAGACAACATGCCAACTGAAACTAAAGCAAAATAAGTGActaatttaaaatacttgtaTCATCCCAAGTTCAGCCCTGTACTGGTCCAATCTCCAGATCATGTCTCAGTTCCACTGTGACACCAGGGATTGTGGAAGCAGatactacagttcaccatgcAGAAGCACATTTCTGCTCTCTCAAGGGAAGCAATAGCAAACCTACCATGAGGCATAGGTGCCATACTCGCAGtttattagagaaaaaaactgGCTTCATCACCCTTCAGTGATGATAACTGTATTGCTTGGAAAGATAATGGCagggtttttccttctttaagcTGCATGTGAAACcacttctgcagaaaatgtttacaTTGATGTTTACTCTAAACATCAGCCTTGTTGGAACTAATGCATCTGAAGCTATGCCAAGGATTTTCTCTGATGGGAAGCTTAACACTTGTTTTCTCATATATCACGTGTCTCCCTTCCTTTATCCCACCCATGTAAAACAATGATTTGTGTCACTGATGAGGTGGCAGTGGGAAGTATGACCTGCATTCTAATAACACcatggagaggaggaggtggtgtCCTCAGACACAGACCACACAATTTCTATGTGAATAAATGGGTACATGAAGTCTTGACTTTTGTCTCTCATCTGGCTCTCTACATTGCACCCTCCGTGTCTGCAGAGCTATCCTAGGAGCAATAAATAACCCCTGGATAAAGAATCTGTCCTGAAAATGTGAGCTCTGGGATGATTGTTTTGGATTCAGAGCATTTAGGCTGTTGAAGATAGAGCAGGCAGAGAACTGTGAAGATGTCCCTGGCACAAGATATTCCAAGAGACTGAGGTGAATCCAAGGTGAGCAGGACACAGAAGTTCTTGGATCCAGCCTATTACAGTGAGAGACAGACTCATCACACAGAGATTTCAGGATAAACATTCTTTTCCCTAGGCTTTTCCCATGGAATTCACCACAAAGTGGGATCTGACTAAGAATGACAGAAGGAAAGTTCTAGAACTGATCTCAGTGTGACAGACACTAAACTTTAATCCCAAGAGTCAGACCATCAAATTCTGATGTCTAATGTTGAAAATATAGCATGTATGTCAGTTTTCCAGCTTAGACAACATTGTTCAAGAAATGACAATAAAGATCTCTGAATCTCTTGTCTAAGCTATTGACAGacatattttttctgtcataCTAGTGTACTATTCTTTCCTTTGGGCAATTAAACTATTGGCCTAATAAATGGCAGTGCCAACAGAACTGTCATTTAAGTCCCAGGATCTGCGCATAAACGAATTCCTGGCTGCTGTTAATGGATGAAGATCTATTGGAGttaaaaattcttctttcaaGGCTTTTTCAAAAACAGTGTGACAAAATAAGGAGATTTAACACCCTAACTCAGGAAAAACATAAACGATACACTGGCAGTGGGTAAAGAttcaccttttattttaaaacctctGTAAAATCAGAGCAATGGGTCAAGCCAAGCTTACAGCCAATTTAATTAGCAATTTCAGAGTAATCATGGTAATGAGCCAAGTCAGCAAAGATGTCATTGGGATTCCTGCAGTTCAGGTTGCAAAAACAAGCATTGATCCGCATGATTTTCCAGGAAAATTCAGTTCCATCTGGGCACTGAAACCTCACTTCAATAGTCTTGGACTTGTAGGGTGTGCAGCACCTGTTGTCTGTGCAGACACCACAATATTTGGGTCTATATAGACTTGTGCTCACACATCCTGAGATGGTGTAGTTCATGGGTTCATTGGCCCTGTAGACAGCCAAGCACTTCTTCCCAGGCTAAatcagagaataaaataaaaagagagaggttAATATTCAATGCTGACAGGGGTAGGACATAAACCCCACTTTGCTCTCTACAACAACCCAAAAGAAGGTTGTGGTGAAGTCagggttggcctcttctcccagataaATAGTGATAGGGCAAGGGAAAATGGCCTCATATTGTGTCATGGGAGATtcaggctggatattaggaaaaagttctcAGCTGAAAGAGTGGTTAAGCAtttgaacaggctgcccagggaagtggatAAGTCACCATCCCTGGTAGTATTCAAAACATGAGTAGACATAGCACTTTGCAGTGTGGTCTAGTGGGCACGGTGGTATTctgtcaaaggttggacttgctCATCTCGAATGACTTTTCCAgctttaatgattctatgattacattctatgattctatatttatAGGTGTTTGAAGCTGTTAGGAAGCCCTAGAGGCTGTGatgtattttaatgtttaaacATATGAACCCAAAAGATGCAAGGAGATGCAAGCAGCCACGACCAGATGTGCAGCATTGCTTCTCCACTAGCTGAGTACAGGTCTGTCCAAGCATCAAGCACAGCAGTCTTGGCTTGCCTTTCTTTGCAAGGACCTTTTGGCTGGAGCTAAAGCTCTCAGGGCAAGGTTTTCATACCAGCCTGTGGAAGCATAGGGAAGAACAGATTTTTGGAACTCAGCACAGTAAGTGTATGCATAAATGCAACTCTCTGAGGCCTGAATGCTGCATAACAAAAGCTGAAGGGGCACACAAAGAAACAGTCCCCACCTTGATGTGCTGGGTTATATCCACCTCACAGGGTCGCATGTTGCACAGACGGCTTTCCTTCAAGAGTCGGCACTGGTTGTTGTCATTGGAAATCCTGGTGGAGATGCCCAACCCACAGGTCTTTGAGCAGGGACTCCAGGGTGAGGTGTGAACAATGCAGTTCTTCTGCCAGGCTTCATCCTCTCCCTGGTATGCTGTGGAGACCGTTAACCCCACATTATTCAGTCAAGACAGCTTTGCATATTAAACACCCTCTCCCCAGCTCATTACACATTCAGGTCACTAACCCAAATAATTAAACTACAGCCGTGTGGCTCAGTATTCCTGTGAACTCCCTCATCTCACTCCCTTTGTGCCGACCTACTTGTGTCAGACTCTCCAGCGCTGTGAGCACTCAAGGCCAGGGCTCATTTTATTCCCCTTCACAGTTTCACACAAGGGGGTCCTTGTCTGGGACCCCCAggtgctgtcacaatacaaaCAATTACAGAAGCCTGTGCCAGCGGGTGGAAAAAAAGGATGAGAACTGATCTCACCATGAAGGTTTATTTCTGACATTCAAATGATTCCATGTAGCAGAAAGTGGTCAATAGTCTCTGCTGGATGGCAGACAGCTTTGGAAGCAGCCACAGCCTTTCACTGTGAGGAAGAGCAGCTCAAATAGCTCCCAGAGGGCTCAGTAGCCATTTGAAGAAGGGTGGGCTCTGTTTTGAAGGCAGCCAGGAACACCAGTTCAAGTTTGTTCACAGCCTCAACCAAAGTCCCCTACTGCTTTGCAGCTCACAGGGCAGCCCACAGACAAACTGAGAGAAACTGCTGTATTGAGCATGCTTGctgttatatatatttatatttatatttatatttatatttatatttatatttatatttatatttatatttattatcatcatcatcatcactatATTAAATGTAATAAATTCTAGTCTCACCTCTGTAAGATTTCTGCTTACTAGAGGAAAGTGTTATGTGTTATGCCCATTTTGTGACAAAGGCCATGAAGATATAAGGGCAGTTTCAGTAGTAAATGTTTTGAATTTGGACGTACATCATATTTCAGAGATACAAGGACAGAAGCGAGGGCTAAACTGTGGTGGTTTTTACCCACAAAATGGAGACTGAAACTTTCTTTTGTGCAGCAAAAATATAGACCATGcattgggaaaaaaagtctcttaCCACCAAGTAAACAAACTTGGTTTACAACAACCATCCTGCATCTCCTTGAGCTTTGCTTTTGTGAGACAGTCTAAAATATGGAGCTAGTTAGACTAATGGCAATACATTGCATTGCACGGCATTTTGTGGATAAATTTAAGACATATGGCAAGGTGAGTCCATCTTAAGCATTTGGGACCATGTTTGAGGCAAATTGTACCACCTTTGTACAGTTGGTTAAAAATATCAGTGTTTGGAAAGAAGATACCTCATGTGATACACAAAACAGGTAGTTCAATAATACCACCAGTCCAGAATTGATTAAAAGTTATACTAACACAAAGACAATTTAGCGCAGCTGGCAAGGAAACTTTCACCATAGTAACTGCTTTCAAAGTTTTATGTAAGTTTGAGACTACTAAGATACAAGGGCTTTAAAATTGTGCCACTCAAATAGGACCCAGACAGAAAGCCTCAGTCCCAAATTAAACCAAACCCATTCTGTTTCCCAGAGGGCCAgactgcaaaaaaataaaataaaaaaaaaatgaagcattaaAAAGGACTTGTGACATCTTCAAAGTTCCAGCAGATGCATGCTTCAAGGGGGGATTTGTCatacagaaccacagaatggttacACAAGTATCTTTGATGAATCTCACattcatagaatgatttgggttgtaaagcaccttaaagatcatctttaTCTATCTCCCCTATAAAGGGAAGGGGTGCTACCCTTtttcaggttgctcagggccccatccagactggcctgaacacccccaggcATGGGTCATCCATATCCATTTTGCTGCCAGACTGTTTGAGCAGACCACACGTGTTTTGCCTGTCCTGTCCTTCAGAACATGCTGTGGGAACATCCCTGTGCCTCCTTCACACAAAGACTAGATGCCTGCCAGGTCTGGGAGTACAAGCTGATATTTTGCTTGTAGactctgtccccagctgccTGATGGCAAAGGAGAGGTCTGCCTCACTTCCACCATACCTGCGGAGGAGATGTGACGTGGAGATGTCTTCCTGATTTTCCTGGAGTCATCACAAACCCATTGCTCACAGCATTTCCCTGCTATCTTAATCAGCTTTGGGTTTGGGCACCAGACAAGTGGAGGACGTGAGTTTGTGCACATGGGGATACAGCCCACAGCCCCATTAATGCACGTGCAGTTATATTTGCAGTTGGGCTGAAACGTCTCCCCATTCTTGTACCTGACTCCATTGAGGACACATCCTACACCAACAatctctgaaaagaaagaaaaaagagaaagacgCAGAGAGCACCATTAAAATAATGCTGATAACAAACAGCTTTAATATGTTTCTTTACTAAACTGAtctctgggctggcagagccaaCACGTagacacagcagtgctgagggcTATGTGTTCAGCGTGATGCTGGGCCAAGTGTAGTCACAGTATCTAGGAAACTTTTCATTCTGAAttacagtaaaagaaaacagaatctTTCTATGcttcttggaaaaaataaattagaaaataaaaccagttttatCCACAAATACTTACTTAAAAGATCATTTCATGGCACAGTGGTAGGAATTATTAACAGTGGGAGCATCAAAGTAATTAAAGCAGATACTGAGTGAAATTTGAGGTTTTCAGAGATATACAAGGGAGTTACATGGAGTTACATATATGACATAACTCTTCACAACAACTGTACCCATCTGAAGCAGAAGGGGAAAGACAACCAAGGGAGCAAAGGAGCACCTAAATGGCACTGGATTCCTAAATTTAGGTAAGAGGATCCCACCTAGTTTATCACAGAATAgttttcttgggaaatgaagTACACTCTACAAAGCCATGAAAATAACTAtgcagtgtatttttttaagtaaaatctCCAAAAAATCAAGCTTTTCGATTGCCCATTAAAAGGAATTACATTGATTCAAACAGcagtatttttgttgttgtttgtttcaaAGTTCTGGACAGTTATTTGGAAGCAGTGCTAAAAATCTCACAATGGAAAATTCaaaatttagtttctttttttggtcACATGGAggcagtgcacacacacaggtcaGGTTGATCACTTCTGTTTTAAGTATGGtgggacacagagcagcaatGTGGCTGCCTCAGGTGAACACAAATGGAAGTTCTGGGCTAAAATTCCTCCAGTTCCTGCTCAACTCCAATTTTGATAATGCTTCATACTTTGTATTGAAAAATTGTCACTCAGATCTAGAGCTGGATCTGAGAATTCAGGTATATTTCTAGATGTGTACATGGATTATGACAATTCAAGAAAATGCTGTATTTCCTGGTGTTCTTCTACCAGCATATTCCCCTTGCACTACGTTAACTCAACCCTCTTCAGGTCTCACATGCCAAGCTGTTCACCATGAGAACATTcccaaacacaaaggggttgTTGATGCCTTCATGCAGAACCTCACTGAGTCTGCATCAAAATTAAGCAATTTGGAGGCACATCCCTATTCCCAGCCCCACATTCACAACACCTGACTCCTCACTTGGGCATGTGCTCAGCActcagctgcttctgctttgctgcagagaaaaCCCAGCAACAAAAGGAGCACTGTAGTGACTCTCAGCAGGTTCCTGTTTGATGTCTGGGAGGTTAGGTACTGGGACACACCTCAGCATACCAGTCCAGATGCAGCCTGAATTTCCCCCCGTTTGTTCCCATTCCCTTTCCCATCACTAGTTCCTAGTTCTTTCAGTATCTTTATTTTCGACAAATTACATTGTTTCTATAGGCCTGTATGCCCTGGATTCTCTAGATTCTCTAGACCTAGACAAAAGCATCCACATGCAAAGCAAATTCCTCACAGCAGTTAGTCCCCAACACCCAGCACGGGAGTCCCACTCACAGGAGCCTTCACTCACTCTGTAGTCAGGGCAGAAGCTGCTGGGCTGAAAGTGGGGTGGTGCAGCCTATATGTGACCCTAGGTACAAGAAAGAACATGCCAGCAGACTCTATTCTGTGCATCTACCTGGATGGTGAAAGCAAGGGAAAGACCACAGGTTTCTGTGGCAGCCAGAGACAACCTGCTCCACTTCTAACCATGGAAAGACCTACCTCTCAttcccctcagctctgcacacCACAATGCCTCTCACCATATAACCATAAATGTCACAGAAGAGGGGATATATTGTCATGGCAGTAGGGATGAAAAAGTACATACTGGTAAACCCTTCAGACCTCAATAGAAAATCTAGGGATCCAACTTCCTACATTAagatgctgctgccacaggCACACTGAATACTTGTGCCGTATGGGAGGactacagaaagcaaaagatatGCAACTAAGAAAAcaagcatttaaataaataaacaaatatgaAGCAACATGAAGGTCTTTAAAGAGCTCTAGGAAGGCTGATAGCTTTGAGGCAACATCAagcctgttttcttctctcagcaCAGGGCCAGCTGTAATGACGATGTCATTCTTGGCAATGTTTGTCTAACCTGCTCTTACAGACCTCCCACACACTCCAGACAATACACTTGAATGATCTCATATCCTCTTCTCTTAACCTTAATCTTTTCTAATCTTGAAAATCACTGTTTAAGCATACAGCTTCTTGCACGTAACTTCTCTTCTTGTTCTTTTGCTAATATTCTCCGAAATCATGTTAGACGGCACTTTTtgcatgccttttttttccttcggggcttgttttttgggggtttttttgtttgctttttttgttgttgttgttgttgttggggtttttttgggttttttgtggctGAGTTACTGTAAAGCCAAGGTCATTTCTTACACATTTCCCATCCATCTGCTGAGGAACAGCAACACCTAATATCACTTCTGTGTGAAACTGCCAGCTTCCCTCATCCACTTTACTCTTCAGATCTGCCCCTTGTGTACCTTCTGCTGATACTTTCAGTTTATTGAAGCCCACTTTCACTTTATTGAAGTTTGtaatcttttttctctcctatgGGTCACTTATTCTATCTATTTATCTCATAATCAGCTCTCCTCTAGGTTTTGTTTCACCATTACATTTTCTCTTCAAACATTCATGGTTATGTTCCAGCCTAGAATACCCTCTGTCTAAATGCCTTTTTCCCATTTATGAACTTAAAGCTATGGCCATATATTCTAATAGCCTGCTAAATAGTCAGCAGCCTTTCTGACCATCAATCTGTGTGGCTGTGCTCATGATCCTTTCACTTTTAATCATTCCCAGAGTAATGATTTTCAACAATTTCTGACATTCATAAGCTAATCAGATTCCCCCTCATGTTCTGAACCTCTAAACATGTGAACATATCCTTGGTACATGAAACATTAcctaacttttttttcctcttcttgaaTAAAAACATTCCAGTCACATGAAACTAAGCATTTGTTATAGCAGGCAGGAAGAAATCTTTCTGCCTCATGGTAGCTCATGTGACTGTAATCATTGTAAAATTAAGGCTCAGACATCAATTTGTCACGAAAAGCTCTGATAGGAGATGATTCATTCCTGACCCTCTAGACAGGATACCACGTGCTATCCTTTCAAACGAGTCACTCTAGGGGATATGCCAAAAGTGACCCCTTTACCTCATGCTTTTCATGTAGATGCTCACATTGCTGGTCTCTAAATCCAGCTGCGCACCTATCCTTCCTTCATCTCCATCCCACTACAGAGCCTCCTTCTGTTGCAGAATCATCTGCTTGCATACCTGGAGACTTTCAAATGATGGTTAGTCTTTGCTCTTGGCTGCAGCCAACTCAAAGAGCAAGAATTCAGATGTCATTTCTCATACAGCCAACTGTCCTGAGAACAAAGACAGCTACAAGGGAATGAAAGATGATGCACAGAGGAGCTGATGACATACAGCCAGGTATCTAATGAGATCAATCTCAACCACTGCTCAGACTGAGGGGGGCTGCCAACATATATCTAAGTCAAAAATATATGTACATCACTTACGTGCACATACTCCTATTTCGTACCTAGGTCTGTCTCCACTGTAGTCACAGTACAAGCCCCTGTGGAAATCACAGGTGTCAGCCTCTGTGCAGCTCTCCCCACGCTGCCTGGCACACGTCTTGCAGCAGTCACAGCCGTCCGTGACCAGGCTGATGCCTATGGAGCACCGAGGTGGGGACTTGGGGCACTCGCATGGCCATTTGCAGTACTGAGTCCGTGTGTAGGTTTCTGCGGTGGCTGGTACAGTGGGGGTCATGGTGATGATGGAGGTCTGGGCAATGGCCtgcaaacaaagaaacacagcTTGGAGACTGTTACAGAGAAATGGGGGCTGCAAGTGCAGTGATGTTTAGTCCTCAGTTAAAATCCCCTCAGGTCTAATGGGACTGcaagaaaaccaaataaatgtCAGAACCATTAAAAGGGAGTGGTCACTGCTCTCTTGTAAACCTCTTCAGATGCCTTCAGGCCTCAGGTGACGGCAAATGATCTGTGACTGGGGCCATCATCCAAACAGCATAGCCTCAGTTTGCTGGCCCTCAGCCCTTTCTAGACCTCTCTCTACTAAATGGAGGTCTGTCACCATGTAAGAATATGCCAAACCCACTCTGATACATGAGAAGGCATGAGATGTGCCCAGTCTTTGTCACCCTGTGGTGCTTAGCTCTGGCA includes the following:
- the CCN4 gene encoding CCN family member 4 encodes the protein MRWLLPWILAASSILQAIAQTSIITMTPTVPATAETYTRTQYCKWPCECPKSPPRCSIGISLVTDGCDCCKTCARQRGESCTEADTCDFHRGLYCDYSGDRPRYEIGVCAQIVGVGCVLNGVRYKNGETFQPNCKYNCTCINGAVGCIPMCTNSRPPLVWCPNPKLIKIAGKCCEQWVCDDSRKIRKTSPRHISSAAYQGEDEAWQKNCIVHTSPWSPCSKTCGLGISTRISNDNNQCRLLKESRLCNMRPCEVDITQHIKPGKKCLAVYRANEPMNYTISGCVSTSLYRPKYCGVCTDNRCCTPYKSKTIEVRFQCPDGTEFSWKIMRINACFCNLNCRNPNDIFADLAHYHDYSEIAN